CATCGCCGGCATCCTCAACCAGACCCTGATTATCAACCTACCCGGGAGCCCCCGCGGCGCCCGCGAAAATCTCAACGTCGTCCTGCCGGCCCTGAATCATGCGATTGAAAAGATCCAGGGAGACACCCGCGACTGTGCGACATGAGTGCTGTTGAATATAATTCATAAGCATTTAACCAAGCATTTCCGATAGCTGCTGACACTGAGGCATTCTCGGCAACCTGGCCAATTCATATCAAAAATCCCCTTTGCCGGAGAACCTGACCCAAAAACCATCAGCCTGGCGCGAGGACAGGCGCTGCCCAGTTTCCCGGGCCGCAGCATGTGGGAAGAGTTGGATATCATTCGTATGCGCCCTCATTGCGGTACAGTGAATTGGTCGTTCTGTGTTTGAGGAGAATTCGCCTGCTCCAACAGAAGTTCAAAGGGTCGCGCGCCTGCTTTGAGAAGATCGGCGTTATCTTCCACATCGAATGTAAACACCGGCTGTTTTCTTTTCAGCGCGGCATGGACGGTTGTCCAGGTCTTGCCGTTGGGGGAGGCGTAGGGAACCAGAAGCGCATCGGCAAGGGCGGCAACCAGATTGTTCCGCCTTACCGCCTGCGCGGCCGTCGTATGCCGGACATCATCGGCAAATGCGGAAAGCACAAGCAAACGGCCTTCGTCAATTGCTTGCCTTTCCTTTTCACCGAGGCGCAAACCTTTCAACCCTCTTGCCGGGCAGAGAATGATCGGCTGCCTGCCGCGCAACAGAATATCCAGACAATCCTGCTCCATCGGCGAAAGGAAGCCGCCCACTACCGCCATTCCCGCATCCCGCAAGGCACGGATGGCGTCAAATGTTTTGAGGACAAGACTGCCGGGACACTGAATCGAGCAAATCAGGCCCAGCAGACGCCGACCCAAAACAACCGTTTCGCCCAGCGCAACCAGTTGAGGAGGCGCATCTTGGAAAAGGCGGTTTTGCAGGACCGTTGGATAATCGCTGCCTCCCTGGACGATTCGTTGCGCGTTCACCGTTTTGACACTGCCCAGTTCTTTCATTATTGCCTTACACCGATTTCAGAAACTTCTTAACATCGTCAAAAACATTGTGATCAAAGGGCCAGTAGCCTCTTTGGGCGGCGATACCCAGAGACAAGGTTGGTTCTTCTTTGGAACTCAGAAAGACGCGCACGCGGGCTTTGTTCAACCATTTTTGTTTTGGACCGGCAACGTTCTGCTCTTTGAGACAGGTCAAATACTGCTCAACACACGCGCTGGCGTTATCTTCTTTTACAGCCGCAAGGCAAATATCCTCAAGGGCGCCCCTCTCATCAGCGCTCGGAAGAATCATGATGATAACGTCGGGCGAGCCATTATGTTTTGCCTTTGCCATTGCCTTTTTGGGAACCGGCAAACTGGCTTGTTTCAGGGCGTCGCCAATACTTTGCAGCGTTGCCTTCGGGTCGTCATCGGCATCCCTTACAATGCCCATACAGATGATGTCGGCGAAGTCAGGATCTTTTATCAATCCTTGCAGCTTACCAGCGAATTGATCCTTCCCGCCGACAGGGATCACCTGGATGTCGTCTATCTCCAGATGGCGCAACAATCCACCGAAAAATTCTTCCTCATCCCTGCCTTCCACCAGGAGCAGCTTACTTTTTTGCAGCTTCAAAGGCAGATCGCTTATTTCTATTCCACATGCAGGACAGGCGATCTTCTTCATCCCCTCACCTCAAGGGGTATGGACAAAGCGCCCTGCAGACTGTCCCGATCATAGGTGACGGCTCGAATATCCCCGTTTTTCCTGTCCAGCCGATGAAGCCGGAAACGGTAATGTTCTCTTTCCATATATGCCTCATGTGCGGCAACCAGGCATTCATGACTGTGCGTGGTAGCAAAAACCTGGGTATTGAAAAGGCTTGCCGCCGCGGCAACAACGCGCCACATGTCTTTCAACACGGAGTGGTGGATGCCGTTTTCAATTTCATCCACCAGCACCACGCCCCCCTGCGCCTCCCCAATGGCCAGAATTAACGAGGCAAGCCTTCGCGTTCCGTCGCCAAACAGAGAAAGGGGTATCGGCTCAAGGCAGCCTTTCAAATGGCCCCACATCATGGGGGCGCCCTGAGGGGAAAGAATCTCGATTTTTTCCAGGCGTGGTTCGATGATTTGTAAGGCCTCGAGGAGCAGATGGTCTCGTTTTTTCATTATCAACTGACTGAAGCGACGGTTTTCTTCCACGACGTTTGCAATGCCGCGGGAATTCAAAAATATGCCGCTCAACGAGGCATTTCGTCGTACAGGCGTTTTCATCCTTAATTCAAA
The Syntrophobacterales bacterium DNA segment above includes these coding regions:
- a CDS encoding DNA-processing protein DprA — translated: MKELGSVKTVNAQRIVQGGSDYPTVLQNRLFQDAPPQLVALGETVVLGRRLLGLICSIQCPGSLVLKTFDAIRALRDAGMAVVGGFLSPMEQDCLDILLRGRQPIILCPARGLKGLRLGEKERQAIDEGRLLVLSAFADDVRHTTAAQAVRRNNLVAALADALLVPYASPNGKTWTTVHAALKRKQPVFTFDVEDNADLLKAGARPFELLLEQANSPQTQNDQFTVPQ
- a CDS encoding AAA family ATPase translates to MKIKEKGRGGKSESVREDVAPFAVPLNNVETLLPYSSFQVRRFRCLKEIVIEPLEQVNLITGKNDVGKTTLLEALFLHIGETNPELALRIGNWRGLSLEMFSSWRSLFWQFEDDKSIELAATTIKGIKRSLTITAKAAEATVIEELSPKEGADFVRSSGVEITFDYAAEKGKREKVVAVPYQVGQGDVLRFELRMKTPVRRNASLSGIFLNSRGIANVVEENRRFSQLIMKKRDHLLLEALQIIEPRLEKIEILSPQGAPMMWGHLKGCLEPIPLSLFGDGTRRLASLILAIGEAQGGVVLVDEIENGIHHSVLKDMWRVVAAAASLFNTQVFATTHSHECLVAAHEAYMEREHYRFRLHRLDRKNGDIRAVTYDRDSLQGALSIPLEVRG